A portion of the Mesobacillus sp. AQ2 genome contains these proteins:
- a CDS encoding aspartyl-phosphate phosphatase Spo0E family protein: METMCRNRIKKEIEQKREEMIYSAKETGFLSVQTISVSQELDRLLNIFQEEIQPLSK; encoded by the coding sequence ATGGAAACTATGTGCCGTAATAGAATAAAAAAAGAAATCGAACAAAAACGAGAAGAAATGATTTATTCGGCAAAAGAAACAGGTTTTCTAAGCGTCCAGACCATATCAGTAAGCCAGGAACTTGATCGGCTGTTAAATATTTTTCAGGAAGAAATTCAGCCATTATCAAAATGA
- a CDS encoding efflux RND transporter permease subunit, with translation MGFLTRFSLKNAFAVFIISFLLILGGLYSFTRLKVDLLPNIEFPQLSVEVIYPGASPQDINEQVTEKLETKFKGIDGIKKMQSSSFESIAIINLEFPFDTKLDDAEQQVNTFIKEAGLPENVQTNINRFSFGTFPIFNISLFAKGDEDLETLVNEEILPELNKIQGINSVSVGGMTDDILQITVDQERAAQLGLSLNDIKETIDSRKLSFPAGNLNENEIQVPVRVQEKIEKIEELENLVIQSKFVPDAPQVKLSELASIKVVTEKPEITRYNEKESLSMAITKKQDANTVEVAEKVLAVINSYDDRLEYAIGFDSAEGIEKSVNTLVKEGLLGALFASIAVLIFLRNFRATIIAMVSIPLSLLISSIFLNQLDISLNIMTLGGMAVAVGRVVDDSIVVIENIFRRDRKTNQGMTDDLIQDSTKEILKAITSSTITTVVVFLPLGLVGGITGEFFLPFALTIVFSLLASLIVAVTIVPILAKFSFKRVPKEEKEGAMQRAYASSIRWSLNHKALVIFLSIVLLAGSGFLVKGLGFTFIPNEEQKLLVATFQLPSSTSLEKTNEVSLKVENMFAEQKEINDVTVGIGSRDFQTGLKRQNQANYFISLGEGASVSEFIPKLEKEMEDTVLSLEPDAKIGIQEQSTGGPPSNNNVNIDLYSTDLAALQDAAAKVEDYMNKQNDLKYVSNNFSEKQKQVLVDIDPEKTAQLGLSGFQILGTITDKTKPVDAGTMQLDGDDRKVLIIYDEQSETIEDLKNTMIFTQQGPIPITEIARITETEAFTSIQKLDGKIFARVSAQIDSNDIRAVSTAVIEGVKNDIDLPDGVSLEGGGGSDETVETFTQLGIAMVVAIGLVYLTMLITFGQARIPFIILSSLIFVPIGSLLGLWIADEPMSVSVMIGLLMLIGIVTTNAIVMVDRIGQNRTEKGMPVREALIEAGITRLRPILMTAFATIAALIPLALTTSSGTLISKGLAVTVIGGLTSSTLLTLILIPVIYEVFFFKQVKKERSM, from the coding sequence ATGGGATTTTTGACAAGATTCAGTCTTAAAAATGCATTCGCTGTATTCATCATTTCATTTTTACTGATACTTGGCGGCCTGTACTCATTCACCAGGCTAAAGGTTGATTTGCTGCCAAATATCGAATTTCCCCAGCTCTCTGTGGAAGTCATATACCCGGGGGCTTCTCCGCAGGATATCAATGAACAAGTAACCGAGAAGCTTGAAACAAAATTCAAAGGGATCGATGGCATCAAGAAAATGCAAAGTTCTTCATTTGAGAGCATCGCCATCATCAATCTGGAATTCCCGTTTGATACTAAGCTTGATGATGCTGAGCAACAGGTCAACACCTTCATCAAGGAAGCTGGACTGCCTGAGAACGTGCAGACGAATATAAACAGATTCTCTTTTGGTACATTCCCGATTTTCAATATCTCCCTGTTTGCAAAAGGTGATGAAGATCTAGAGACTCTTGTAAACGAAGAAATCCTTCCGGAACTGAATAAAATCCAGGGAATAAACAGTGTTTCTGTTGGCGGCATGACCGATGACATCCTCCAGATCACCGTGGACCAGGAAAGAGCAGCACAGTTGGGGCTCAGTTTGAATGATATTAAAGAAACAATTGATTCCAGAAAATTAAGCTTCCCGGCAGGCAACCTGAACGAAAACGAAATCCAGGTTCCGGTACGGGTGCAGGAAAAAATAGAAAAAATTGAAGAGCTTGAAAACCTGGTGATTCAATCTAAATTTGTGCCTGATGCTCCCCAGGTAAAGTTAAGCGAGCTTGCCTCAATCAAAGTAGTAACTGAAAAACCGGAAATCACGCGATATAACGAAAAAGAATCATTGTCAATGGCCATCACGAAAAAGCAGGACGCGAATACAGTCGAAGTTGCTGAAAAGGTTTTAGCTGTCATCAATAGTTATGACGACCGCCTGGAATACGCAATTGGATTCGATTCAGCTGAAGGAATTGAAAAATCGGTCAACACTCTCGTCAAGGAAGGGTTGCTCGGTGCCCTGTTTGCTTCTATTGCGGTATTGATTTTCCTGAGGAATTTCAGGGCAACGATTATCGCGATGGTCTCCATTCCGCTGTCACTATTGATTTCGTCGATCTTTTTAAACCAGCTTGATATTTCATTGAATATCATGACCCTCGGCGGGATGGCAGTGGCAGTAGGACGTGTCGTCGATGACAGCATTGTCGTCATCGAGAATATCTTCCGGAGGGACCGGAAAACCAATCAGGGAATGACGGATGATCTGATTCAGGATTCAACTAAGGAAATCCTGAAAGCCATCACCTCATCAACGATTACGACAGTTGTAGTCTTCTTGCCGCTTGGCCTTGTCGGTGGAATTACTGGAGAATTCTTTTTGCCTTTCGCACTGACAATCGTCTTTTCACTGCTTGCATCCTTGATTGTTGCCGTCACGATCGTACCAATCCTGGCAAAGTTCTCTTTCAAGAGAGTGCCAAAGGAAGAAAAAGAAGGTGCAATGCAAAGAGCATATGCCTCTTCCATTAGATGGTCACTGAACCATAAGGCTCTAGTGATCTTCCTGTCGATTGTCCTGCTTGCAGGTTCGGGCTTCCTGGTTAAAGGACTTGGTTTCACATTTATACCAAACGAGGAGCAAAAGCTGCTTGTTGCTACATTCCAGCTGCCCTCTTCTACTTCACTGGAAAAAACAAATGAAGTTTCACTGAAAGTCGAGAATATGTTCGCAGAACAAAAAGAAATCAATGATGTAACCGTCGGAATCGGAAGCCGTGATTTTCAGACTGGTTTAAAACGCCAGAACCAGGCAAACTATTTTATCAGCCTTGGAGAAGGAGCGAGTGTTTCTGAGTTCATTCCGAAACTCGAGAAAGAAATGGAAGATACCGTCCTTTCCCTCGAGCCGGATGCGAAAATCGGCATCCAGGAGCAGTCAACAGGTGGACCTCCTTCCAATAACAATGTCAATATCGACTTATATTCTACTGACCTAGCCGCCTTACAGGATGCAGCAGCAAAAGTCGAAGATTACATGAATAAGCAGAATGACTTAAAATATGTTTCTAACAACTTTTCTGAAAAACAAAAACAGGTACTGGTCGATATCGACCCAGAAAAAACAGCGCAGCTTGGTCTTTCGGGCTTCCAGATCCTCGGCACCATCACGGATAAAACAAAACCAGTCGATGCCGGTACCATGCAGCTCGATGGCGATGATCGAAAAGTTTTGATTATCTATGATGAGCAGTCCGAGACAATCGAAGATTTAAAAAATACCATGATTTTCACCCAGCAAGGACCTATTCCAATTACAGAAATCGCGAGAATAACCGAGACAGAAGCATTTACCTCCATACAGAAACTGGATGGCAAAATTTTCGCCCGGGTTTCTGCGCAGATCGATTCCAATGATATCAGGGCCGTTTCGACTGCTGTCATTGAAGGGGTCAAAAATGATATCGACCTTCCAGATGGAGTTTCACTTGAAGGCGGCGGCGGAAGCGATGAAACGGTTGAAACCTTCACTCAACTGGGAATCGCAATGGTTGTGGCCATCGGGCTGGTCTACTTGACGATGTTGATTACCTTCGGGCAGGCAAGGATTCCGTTCATTATCCTATCCTCCCTGATATTTGTCCCAATCGGTTCCCTCCTGGGATTGTGGATTGCCGATGAACCCATGTCAGTCAGTGTCATGATAGGCTTGCTGATGCTAATTGGAATCGTTACGACCAATGCCATTGTCATGGTAGACCGTATTGGCCAGAATCGAACCGAAAAAGGAATGCCTGTACGTGAAGCTTTAATTGAGGCAGGAATTACAAGGCTCCGTCCCATCCTGATGACCGCTTTTGCAACAATCGCTGCATTGATTCCATTGGCACTCACCACCTCATCAGGCACCCTGATCTCAAAAGGGCTGGCAGTAACCGTAATCGGCGGACTTACCTCCTCCACCCTGTTGACATTAATCCTGATCCCAGTGATTTATGAAGTCTTCTTCTTCAAACAAGTGAAAAAAGAACGCAGTATGTAA
- a CDS encoding DUF6254 family protein translates to MSQSKREKERNWTVRKQDQHPHGKVKSYKELAGKETKE, encoded by the coding sequence ATGTCTCAATCGAAACGCGAAAAGGAGCGTAATTGGACTGTCCGCAAACAGGACCAGCATCCTCACGGGAAAGTTAAATCGTACAAGGAATTAGCTGGCAAAGAAACAAAGGAATAG
- a CDS encoding LemA family protein yields the protein MKKGLGIVIGLLVILGIFIMMGVGSYNKFVAEEENVDQAYAQIENQLQRRLDLIPNLVNSVKGYASHEKEVIQSISDARARLAGANTPEEQANANAELSGALSRLLVVVENYPNLKADKQFTQLMDELAGTENRLAVARKDYNDQVSIYNKMVKQFPGALIANITGFDEKEYFKADPRAQEAPEVDFGG from the coding sequence ATGAAAAAAGGTTTAGGAATTGTTATTGGTTTATTGGTGATACTGGGAATTTTCATCATGATGGGTGTTGGCAGCTACAATAAATTTGTCGCTGAAGAAGAGAATGTCGACCAGGCTTATGCCCAGATAGAGAACCAGCTGCAAAGAAGGCTGGACCTGATTCCTAATCTGGTGAATTCAGTAAAAGGATATGCCTCACATGAAAAAGAAGTGATCCAATCGATTTCAGATGCCCGCGCAAGGCTGGCTGGCGCAAATACACCAGAAGAGCAGGCAAACGCAAATGCTGAATTGTCAGGTGCATTAAGCAGATTGTTAGTGGTGGTCGAGAATTACCCAAACCTGAAAGCGGATAAGCAATTCACACAATTGATGGACGAGCTTGCCGGCACAGAAAACAGACTGGCTGTGGCCAGGAAGGATTACAATGACCAGGTGTCCATATACAACAAAATGGTTAAACAGTTTCCAGGTGCCCTTATCGCAAACATAACAGGATTTGATGAGAAGGAATATTTCAAAGCAGACCCTCGGGCACAGGAAGCTCCTGAGGTTGACTTTGGAGGCTGA
- a CDS encoding MoxR family ATPase: protein MELIDKLEQLKDEIRKVVVGRDQEVEMMVISLLNDGHILMESVPGTGKTLLAKTFANVITGKFSRVQFTPDVLPSDITGIQFFNPKLQEFELKPGPVVTNILLADEINRATPRTQSSLLEAMEEHQVTIDGHTIPLNTPFLVIATQNPVESQQGTFQLPVAQMDRFFIKLSLGYPDINEEKEMIKKHRFGTEAAEIIAVFKEEDILFLKQELRKVKLADVVEEYLLKITRETRNHGSIELGISPRGTLALVKAAQGRALVKGRSFVVPNDIKEMAPFVLAHRIYLSAEASLTMTPEKVVEDLLESIPLPVEAEV, encoded by the coding sequence ATGGAGTTAATAGACAAGCTTGAACAGCTGAAGGACGAAATTAGGAAGGTTGTGGTCGGACGGGACCAGGAAGTAGAAATGATGGTCATATCCCTTTTGAATGATGGCCATATCTTAATGGAAAGTGTGCCGGGAACAGGAAAAACGCTTCTTGCGAAAACATTCGCAAACGTCATAACGGGAAAGTTTTCAAGGGTCCAGTTTACACCAGACGTTTTGCCAAGTGACATAACCGGCATCCAGTTCTTCAATCCGAAGCTGCAGGAGTTTGAATTGAAACCAGGTCCTGTGGTAACCAATATCCTTTTAGCAGATGAAATTAACCGTGCCACCCCAAGAACACAGTCTAGTTTGCTGGAAGCAATGGAAGAACATCAGGTGACAATCGATGGACATACGATTCCGCTGAACACTCCTTTTCTTGTCATTGCAACACAAAACCCGGTTGAATCACAGCAGGGTACCTTCCAGCTGCCTGTTGCCCAGATGGACCGTTTCTTCATTAAACTTTCACTTGGGTATCCAGATATCAATGAAGAAAAAGAAATGATCAAAAAGCACAGATTTGGAACTGAAGCTGCAGAAATCATTGCTGTCTTTAAAGAGGAAGATATCCTCTTTCTTAAGCAGGAACTAAGGAAGGTTAAGCTGGCTGATGTGGTTGAAGAGTATCTATTGAAAATCACAAGGGAAACAAGGAATCATGGATCCATCGAATTAGGCATCAGTCCCCGTGGAACGCTTGCTCTAGTAAAAGCAGCACAAGGCAGAGCACTTGTTAAGGGACGGAGCTTTGTGGTGCCGAATGATATAAAGGAAATGGCTCCATTCGTCCTTGCCCACAGAATTTATCTGTCCGCAGAGGCTTCACTGACGATGACGCCGGAAAAAGTAGTCGAGGATTTGCTGGAATCTATCCCGCTTCCGGTAGAAGCTGAGGTTTGA
- a CDS encoding ATP-dependent Clp protease ATP-binding subunit — protein sequence MLCQNCQEKQANIQLKVSLNGNQKHLMLCEDCYQKEREKLGASLGSPTSGFNGFGGSPFNDMFKQFSGNMNDEPQNSKPASVTKTAGGGNGFIDQYGRNLTQIAKTGLIDPVIGRDEEVKRVIEILNRRNKNNPVLIGEPGVGKTAIAEGLALKIVEGDVPEKLKNKEVYLLDVASMVSNTGIRGQFEERMKQLISELQARKNIILFIDEIHQLVGAGSAEGSMDAGNILKPALARGELQVVGATTLKEYRKIEKDAALERRFQPVHVLEPTVDEAIEILAGIQSKYEDFHQVTFADEAIKACVQLSQRYIQDRFLPDKAIDLMDEAGSKLNLVSDYTNKNDAESRLAEIAKEKEEALKQEDYETAARLRDEEAKLEKAINENGNAERPVVTVKHIQEIIEKKTGIPVGKLQEDEQEKMKNLVANLNGKVIGQEDAVQKVAKAIRRSRAGLKSKNRPIGSFLFVGPTGVGKTELTKTLAEELFGSKEAMVRLDMSEYMEKHSVSKLIGSPPGYVGHDEAGQLTEKVRRNPYSIILLDEIEKAHPDVQHMFLQILEDGRLTDSQGRTVSFKDTVIIMTSNAGVGHKTIKVGFDQNTAVNESSILDSLGGFFKPEFLNRFDSIIEFKSLEKEHLLQIVDLMLAELKETLAEQNISLEVTVEVKAKLAELGYHPAFGARPLRRSIQEQLEDSIADFILEAPEANQLEAVIETDQIIIKQK from the coding sequence ATGCTCTGCCAAAATTGCCAGGAAAAACAGGCGAATATTCAATTGAAGGTAAGCTTAAATGGTAACCAGAAGCATTTAATGCTCTGTGAAGACTGCTACCAAAAAGAGAGAGAAAAATTAGGTGCTTCACTCGGCAGCCCAACGTCCGGTTTTAACGGATTCGGAGGTTCGCCGTTTAATGATATGTTCAAACAATTCTCTGGGAATATGAATGATGAACCCCAGAATTCAAAACCTGCTTCTGTAACTAAAACAGCCGGCGGTGGGAATGGCTTTATTGACCAATATGGAAGAAACCTGACTCAAATTGCCAAGACAGGTTTGATTGACCCTGTTATTGGCCGGGACGAAGAAGTTAAACGTGTGATTGAAATATTAAATAGAAGAAATAAAAATAACCCTGTACTGATCGGTGAACCTGGTGTAGGTAAAACAGCTATTGCAGAAGGCCTTGCCTTAAAGATTGTCGAAGGTGATGTGCCAGAGAAGCTGAAGAATAAAGAAGTCTACCTTTTAGACGTCGCTTCAATGGTATCGAACACCGGAATCCGTGGTCAATTCGAAGAAAGAATGAAGCAATTGATTTCTGAATTACAGGCACGCAAAAACATCATTCTTTTCATTGACGAAATCCACCAGCTTGTAGGTGCAGGTTCTGCTGAAGGTTCCATGGATGCAGGCAATATCCTGAAGCCAGCACTTGCCCGTGGTGAACTTCAGGTAGTAGGTGCGACAACCCTGAAGGAATACCGCAAAATTGAAAAAGATGCCGCTTTAGAAAGACGATTCCAGCCCGTCCATGTACTGGAACCAACTGTGGACGAGGCCATCGAAATCCTGGCAGGAATTCAGTCCAAGTATGAGGATTTCCATCAGGTGACTTTTGCGGATGAGGCCATCAAGGCATGTGTCCAGCTTTCTCAACGCTATATCCAGGATCGTTTCCTTCCAGACAAAGCGATTGATCTAATGGACGAAGCAGGATCCAAGCTAAACCTGGTTTCTGACTATACAAATAAAAATGATGCTGAAAGCCGCCTTGCTGAAATTGCGAAGGAAAAGGAAGAAGCATTGAAGCAGGAAGACTATGAAACTGCTGCCAGGCTCCGTGATGAAGAAGCGAAGCTTGAGAAAGCAATAAACGAAAATGGCAATGCTGAACGACCTGTTGTAACAGTCAAGCATATCCAGGAAATCATCGAGAAGAAAACTGGCATTCCCGTCGGCAAGCTTCAGGAAGATGAACAGGAAAAGATGAAAAATCTTGTTGCCAACCTGAATGGCAAAGTCATTGGACAGGAAGATGCCGTGCAGAAAGTAGCCAAAGCGATCCGCCGCAGCCGTGCGGGTCTGAAATCAAAGAACCGTCCAATCGGCTCGTTCCTGTTCGTCGGCCCTACTGGTGTCGGTAAGACAGAGCTGACCAAGACTTTGGCTGAGGAACTCTTTGGTTCAAAGGAGGCAATGGTCCGTCTCGACATGAGTGAGTATATGGAGAAGCACAGTGTTTCCAAGCTGATTGGTTCTCCTCCAGGCTATGTAGGCCATGATGAAGCTGGCCAGTTGACGGAAAAAGTCCGCCGCAACCCATACAGCATCATTTTACTGGACGAGATTGAAAAAGCTCATCCAGATGTACAGCATATGTTCTTGCAGATTCTCGAAGACGGCCGCCTGACTGACAGCCAAGGCCGTACAGTAAGCTTTAAGGACACAGTCATCATTATGACAAGCAACGCAGGTGTTGGACATAAAACCATCAAGGTAGGATTTGACCAGAATACTGCTGTCAATGAATCAAGCATTCTCGATTCACTCGGAGGATTCTTCAAGCCAGAATTCCTGAACCGTTTCGACAGTATCATAGAGTTCAAGTCTCTTGAGAAGGAACACCTTCTTCAGATTGTGGATTTGATGCTTGCAGAGTTGAAAGAAACACTTGCAGAGCAGAATATCAGCCTTGAAGTGACAGTGGAAGTGAAGGCAAAACTGGCTGAGCTTGGATACCATCCAGCATTCGGTGCACGCCCGCTGCGTCGTTCCATCCAGGAACAACTGGAGGATTCCATTGCCGATTTCATTCTTGAAGCTCCGGAAGCAAACCAGTTGGAAGCGGTCATTGAAACTGACCAGATTATCATCAAGCAGAAATAA
- a CDS encoding DUF2187 family protein, translated as MKKAEVGNVIEFKEGLQGVVEKVNENSVIVDLTYMNNFRDLELDQRTVINHKNYKIVKETAY; from the coding sequence TTGAAGAAAGCTGAAGTTGGAAATGTAATCGAATTCAAAGAAGGATTACAGGGAGTTGTGGAAAAGGTAAATGAGAATTCTGTCATTGTTGATTTAACATATATGAACAATTTCAGGGATTTGGAACTGGACCAGCGTACAGTAATCAATCATAAAAATTATAAAATTGTAAAAGAAACAGCCTATTAA
- a CDS encoding MarR family transcriptional regulator: MNNETEKSLKLFIVLSRAYRAVNEKVNKVIQKNGLNPTEFAVLELLYHKGEQPLQQIGGKILLASGSITYVVDKLEEKGYLNRVACPKDRRVTYAKISEDGKKLIEEIFPEHSALIHELMDSLSDDEKGTAIELLKKLGLSVSKY; encoded by the coding sequence ATGAACAATGAGACAGAAAAATCTTTAAAATTATTTATTGTATTGTCCCGTGCCTATCGGGCAGTTAATGAAAAAGTGAATAAGGTTATCCAAAAGAATGGACTAAACCCAACGGAGTTTGCCGTGCTTGAGCTTCTCTACCATAAAGGGGAGCAGCCACTCCAGCAAATCGGCGGGAAGATCCTGCTTGCAAGCGGCAGTATCACCTATGTAGTGGACAAGCTTGAAGAAAAGGGCTACTTAAATCGGGTGGCATGTCCAAAAGACCGAAGAGTGACATACGCAAAAATTTCAGAAGACGGAAAAAAATTAATAGAAGAAATTTTTCCAGAACACAGCGCCTTAATTCACGAATTGATGGACAGCCTGTCAGATGATGAAAAAGGTACGGCGATCGAGCTGTTAAAAAAGCTGGGTCTATCTGTAAGCAAATATTAA
- a CDS encoding type II CAAX endopeptidase family protein, which produces MKKWMADPRLILGILIAHLLMFFTFEDQNVFWYIFTASMLVLISFSIIHEEIEDNASTLSYLTLGIVSGAGLFGLFWFGSLLIELLNLPFSGQITRLYSRFSPELFWHYIVLVLIIAPGEEIFWRGFIQKRLSQYFGMKMTIGLSVLLYSSVHFYSGQFILILAAVIAGLAWSILYAWKRSMPLVIVSHIVFDLLLFVFLPLR; this is translated from the coding sequence ATGAAGAAATGGATGGCGGATCCCAGACTGATTCTGGGCATTTTAATCGCGCATCTTCTTATGTTTTTTACCTTCGAGGATCAAAACGTTTTCTGGTATATTTTCACAGCTTCAATGCTTGTTCTTATAAGCTTTTCTATCATCCATGAAGAAATCGAGGACAATGCATCCACACTCTCTTATTTAACATTAGGAATTGTTTCAGGAGCAGGTTTATTTGGTCTCTTTTGGTTCGGAAGTTTATTGATTGAATTGCTGAACCTGCCTTTTTCAGGTCAAATCACCCGCCTGTACAGCAGATTTTCTCCTGAATTATTCTGGCATTATATTGTACTTGTCTTGATTATTGCTCCTGGAGAGGAAATTTTTTGGCGGGGATTCATTCAAAAACGACTTAGTCAATACTTTGGAATGAAAATGACGATTGGTTTATCTGTACTTCTATATTCTTCTGTCCATTTCTATTCCGGTCAATTCATTCTGATACTGGCTGCAGTGATCGCCGGCCTTGCATGGAGCATTTTATATGCGTGGAAACGGAGCATGCCGCTGGTGATTGTATCCCATATTGTTTTTGATTTATTATTATTTGTTTTTCTTCCTCTCAGGTAG
- a CDS encoding M3 family oligoendopeptidase, producing MRFEEYTYTRPNLDEVTAKFDQLLEQFKNAGTVEEQSVAMDGINGLRNDVGTMFNLCYIRHSIDTEDEFYKQEQDFLDELAPEVEGLVTKYYEALMSSPFRAELEAKWGKQLFALADAQLKQFSPEIVPLMQKENKLSTQYTKLVASAKIMFEGEERTLAQLDPFTESKDRETRKKASEAKFAFFSEHGEEFDRIYDELVKVRTEMAHKLGYSNFVELAYYRMSRTDYDSSMVAAFRDQVHKYIVPVATKLKERQKNRIGVNELKYYDEPFDFKTGNAAPKGSPEWIIENGQKMYDELSAETGEFFKYMNDNNLMDLVAKKGKAGGGYCTYIENYKSPFIFSNFNGTSGDIDVLTHEAGHAFQVYSSRHFEIPEYNWPTYEACEIHSMSMEFFTWPWMDLFFKEDTDKYKFSHLSSGLLFLPYGVSVDEFQHWVYENPEATPAERKQQWREIEKKYLPHKDYDGNTYLEEGGFWQRQGHIYNSPFYYIDYTLAQICAFQFWKRSRENKEEAWNDYANLCKLGGSMAFTELVKEANLISPFEEGCVESVIGEIDSWLESVEDSKL from the coding sequence ATGAGGTTTGAGGAATATACATATACACGGCCGAATTTGGACGAAGTGACGGCTAAATTCGATCAGCTTCTTGAACAATTCAAGAATGCCGGAACGGTTGAGGAACAAAGTGTTGCTATGGATGGAATCAATGGCCTGCGAAATGATGTCGGAACCATGTTCAATCTTTGCTATATCCGTCATTCGATTGATACTGAAGATGAATTTTATAAGCAAGAGCAAGATTTTCTTGATGAACTGGCACCAGAGGTAGAAGGTCTAGTGACAAAATATTATGAAGCACTTATGTCATCTCCATTCCGTGCCGAGCTTGAAGCGAAATGGGGAAAGCAGCTGTTCGCACTTGCTGATGCACAATTGAAGCAATTTTCTCCGGAAATTGTTCCTTTGATGCAAAAGGAAAATAAACTTTCTACCCAATATACAAAGCTTGTAGCATCAGCAAAAATTATGTTCGAAGGAGAAGAAAGGACGCTTGCTCAGCTTGATCCATTTACAGAGTCAAAGGACCGTGAAACGAGGAAAAAAGCCAGTGAAGCGAAATTCGCATTTTTCTCAGAGCATGGAGAAGAGTTTGACCGCATTTATGATGAACTGGTAAAAGTAAGGACGGAAATGGCACATAAACTCGGCTACAGCAACTTTGTCGAGCTGGCTTATTACCGTATGTCCCGAACGGATTATGACAGCAGCATGGTAGCGGCATTCCGTGACCAGGTCCATAAATACATCGTACCTGTAGCGACGAAGTTGAAGGAACGCCAGAAAAATCGAATTGGTGTCAATGAGTTGAAATATTATGATGAACCATTCGATTTCAAGACGGGTAATGCTGCACCGAAGGGAAGTCCGGAGTGGATCATTGAAAACGGCCAGAAGATGTATGATGAACTCTCGGCTGAAACAGGTGAGTTCTTCAAATATATGAACGATAACAACCTGATGGATTTGGTTGCCAAGAAAGGGAAAGCCGGTGGGGGTTACTGCACATATATTGAAAACTATAAATCGCCGTTCATATTCTCGAATTTCAACGGAACTTCAGGGGATATAGATGTCCTGACACATGAAGCAGGGCATGCCTTCCAGGTATACTCAAGCCGCCATTTTGAGATTCCAGAGTATAACTGGCCAACATATGAGGCATGTGAAATACACTCTATGAGCATGGAATTTTTCACATGGCCATGGATGGATCTATTTTTCAAAGAAGATACCGATAAGTACAAATTCTCTCACCTGAGCAGCGGCCTGCTGTTCCTGCCATATGGAGTCTCTGTTGATGAATTCCAGCACTGGGTATATGAGAATCCCGAGGCAACACCTGCAGAGAGAAAACAGCAATGGCGTGAAATCGAAAAAAAATATCTGCCGCACAAAGATTATGATGGCAACACCTATCTGGAAGAAGGCGGATTCTGGCAGCGTCAGGGCCATATTTACAACTCGCCATTCTATTATATTGATTACACGCTTGCACAAATTTGTGCATTCCAATTCTGGAAGCGTTCAAGGGAAAACAAGGAAGAAGCCTGGAATGACTATGCTAACCTCTGCAAACTCGGCGGAAGCATGGCATTCACCGAACTTGTGAAGGAAGCAAACCTGATATCACCATTTGAAGAAGGCTGTGTCGAGTCAGTGATAGGCGAAATCGACAGCTGGCTGGAATCAGTCGAAGACAGTAAATTGTAA